One genomic region from Uloborus diversus isolate 005 chromosome 2, Udiv.v.3.1, whole genome shotgun sequence encodes:
- the LOC129216674 gene encoding glycine receptor subunit alpha-2-like, whose protein sequence is MKVTCSMTFYSYPMDTQNCYLSIASLANDNSKVEFKWLHEREEGNSGIPDLARANFAPLKYYVANVNPGKRVHLWPSGDFTVLYVNFTFVRHISSHIFNVFIPSGMVVILSFLTFWLNVRSVPARVALGLTSLLTLSTQASQARNHLPPINYLTALDVWLFSCIMLVFLSLLEYATVYHLHNEKILKKKRSADQKNQWADKRSALPPVSGATSVTHNEKERITPKKSLRPTNNTPSDTDAEEDTQFLDKSCRSDFRRGKWRTWKRPLLYLGQ, encoded by the exons ATGAAAGTCACGTGTTCGATGACGTTTTACTCTTATCCCATGGATACGCAAAACTGCTACTTGAGCATAGCATCAC TAGCAAATGACAACTCAAAGGTAGAATTCAAATGGTTGCACGAGAGAGAGGAGGGAAATTCTGGCATTCCAGACCTCGCTCGCGCCAATTTTGCACCTCTCAAGTATTACGTGGCCAACGTGAATCCGGGAAAACGGGTACATTTATGGCCCAGTG GTGATTTCACCGTCCTCTACGTCAACTTCACCTTCGTGCGCCACATCAGCAGCCACATCTTCAACGTCTTCATCCCCAGCGGTATGGTGGTCATATTGTCTTTCCTTACTTTCTGGCTGAACGTGAGGTCGGTTCCGGCTCGAGTGGCCCTCGGCCTCACCTCCCTCCTCACTCTGTCCACTCAGGCATCGCAGGCCCGCAACCACTTGCCCCCCATCAACTACCTGACGGCGCTGGACGTCTGGCTCTTCTCCTGCATAATGCTCGTCTTCCTGTCTCTCCTCGAATATGCAACTGTATACCACTTACACAACGAAAAG ATTCTTAAAAAGAAACGTTCAGCTGATCAGAAGAATCAGTGGGCAGACAAAAGATCAGCTCTTCCACCAGTGTCAGGCGCAACAAGCGTCACGCACAACGAAAAGGAGAGAATCACGCCCAAGAAGTCACTCCGTCCAACCAACAATACTCCTTCTGATACCGATGCCGAAGAAGACACGCAGTTCTTGGACAAATCGTGTC GTTCTGATTTCCGAAGGGGCAAGTGGCGCACTTGGAAAAGGCCCTTGCTTTATTTGGGACAATAA